A stretch of the Parachlamydia acanthamoebae genome encodes the following:
- the cheB gene encoding chemotaxis-specific protein-glutamate methyltransferase CheB yields MRIGIAYGDERIAQVLNRLILNHSDHEVVWIACSSTQVFEKSIDEKPDLILLDLNIPSTGGVEATRRMMKQAPCALLLLVQSVNWRSAEIFEAMGYGALDVLAMQTSIGEIEKEALLKKIETIGLLIGHHYNRKKSGINIHGKKASKLPHLVLIGASTGGPLALAKLLADFPQHSSLAIVAIQHVDEKFAAGFANWLDRQISLEVKIADQGTQPEEGFVLVAGTNHHLIMNQKLELVYAPNPLDSPYRPSVDVLFNSVAEHWPNRGVAVLLTGMGSDGAKGLKRLYDLGWHTIAQREESCVVYGMPKAAVDLAAVREALQLEKIADSIKSYFNLNPVTRTKRGLYE; encoded by the coding sequence ATGAGAATTGGGATCGCCTATGGGGATGAACGGATCGCACAGGTGCTGAATCGACTCATATTAAATCATTCAGATCATGAAGTGGTCTGGATTGCTTGCTCTTCGACCCAAGTCTTTGAAAAATCTATAGATGAAAAGCCGGATCTTATTCTTTTAGATTTAAACATTCCTTCTACGGGTGGCGTAGAAGCCACTCGTCGTATGATGAAACAGGCTCCATGCGCTCTTTTACTTTTAGTTCAAAGTGTGAATTGGCGTTCTGCTGAGATTTTTGAAGCAATGGGATATGGTGCTTTGGATGTTTTAGCTATGCAAACTTCTATTGGAGAAATTGAAAAAGAGGCCTTACTAAAGAAAATTGAAACGATAGGCCTGTTAATTGGGCATCATTATAATCGAAAAAAGAGTGGCATAAATATTCATGGCAAAAAAGCGAGTAAGCTCCCTCATTTAGTTTTAATTGGGGCTTCAACAGGAGGACCATTGGCACTTGCTAAACTTTTAGCTGATTTTCCTCAACATTCTTCTCTCGCTATAGTGGCTATTCAACACGTAGATGAAAAGTTTGCCGCCGGGTTTGCGAATTGGTTAGACAGGCAAATTTCTCTTGAAGTAAAAATTGCGGATCAGGGCACTCAACCAGAAGAAGGCTTTGTGTTAGTTGCAGGGACTAATCATCATCTCATTATGAATCAAAAATTAGAGCTTGTCTATGCTCCAAATCCGCTTGATTCTCCCTATCGACCATCTGTCGATGTTTTGTTTAATAGTGTTGCTGAACACTGGCCCAACCGAGGAGTTGCTGTATTGTTGACTGGAATGGGCTCTGATGGCGCAAAAGGTTTAAAACGTTTGTATGATCTAGGGTGGCACACAATTGCCCAGCGTGAAGAAAGCTGTGTTGTTTATGGAATGCCTAAAGCTGCGGTTGATCTAGCAGCTGTGAGAGAGGCGTTGCAACTAGAAAAGATTGCTGATTCGATAAAGTCTTATTTTAATCTCAATCCTGTGACGAGAACGAAGAGAGGATTGTATGAATAA
- the rpoB gene encoding DNA-directed RNA polymerase subunit beta, giving the protein MLQRPPHRVSFVEKEEIIDLPNLIEIQVKSYNQFLQANLFPNERENIGLQEVFNEIFPIKSYDEKTTLEFLSYSLGVPKYIPDECIRRGISYNVTLKVKFRLTDETGIKEEEVYMGTIPVMTEKGTFIINGAERVVVSQLHRSPGICFEQERHMRGNWIYSFRIIPYRGSWLEGAFDSNDLIHIYIDRKKRRRKILATTFIRALGYSTNADIIEEFFSTRKIKLKNDKDLSDLVGKILAQDVLDEESGTVFGKAGEKLTTAMLKRMIDAGIDVIRIAEDADEASPIIKMLSKDPTDSYESALKDFYRKIRPGEPATLSNARSAIMRLFFDPKRYNLGRVGRYKLNSKLGLEIGDEQLKTVTLTKEDVIGALKYLISLKQNKEDTYVDDIDHLGNRRVRSVGELIQNQCRIGLARMEKIIRERMNLFDFSSDTLTPGKIVSAKGLSGVLKDFFGRSQLSQFMDQTNPIAELTHKRRLSSLGPGGLNRDRAGFEVRDVHPSHYGRICPIETPEGPNIGLITSLSSFAKINEFGFIETPYLIVREGVVTDEIEYMTADQEERCVIAQASAVLDEFKMFAEPICWARWRGEPLEIESSKITHMDVSPKQLVSIVTGLIPFLEHDDANRALMGSNMQRQGVPLLRPQAPIVGTGLEARAARDSGAVVIAHEDGIVEYVDGLKIVISPTDNRLDKKTYYLKKFLRSNAGTCINQQPLCNIGDEVKAGDVIADGPATDKGEVALGRNVLVAFMPWFGYNYEDAIIISEKLLREDAYTSIYIEEFELTARDTKLGKEEITRDIPNVSDEALLNLGEDGIIRIGAEVKPGDILVGKITPKSETELAPEERLLRAIFGEKAADVKDASLTVPPGTEGVVMDVKVFSRRDRLSKTDDELVEEASRLKDIQKEFKQKQSELRTERREKIGALLLNETAPGTIVHRKTAEVVIEEGMLITQDLIEELEKENVEDLLMPDNQIYNALKQFLHDYEIATQTLETQYKTEVEFMRKGDTDLDPGIIRQVKVYVASKRKLQVGDKMAGRHGNKGVVSRIVPEADMPFLPNGESIEIILNPLGVPSRMNMGQLFETHLGFAAKKQGINVKSPVFEGFPENKIWEMMEKQGMPSDGKFYLHDGCTGDRFDSSVVVGYIYILKLSHLVADKIHARAVGPYSLVTQQPLGGKAQMGGQRFGEMEVWAAEAYGAAHLLQELLTVKSDDVSGRTRIYESIVKGENLLQSGTPESFNVLIKEMQGLGLDIRTETV; this is encoded by the coding sequence ATGTTGCAAAGGCCGCCGCATCGGGTGAGTTTTGTTGAAAAGGAAGAAATTATTGATCTTCCCAACCTCATTGAGATTCAAGTCAAGTCATACAATCAATTCTTACAAGCAAACTTGTTCCCAAATGAACGGGAAAATATTGGTTTACAAGAAGTTTTCAACGAAATTTTTCCTATTAAGTCATACGACGAAAAAACGACCCTGGAATTTTTGTCATATAGCCTGGGAGTTCCAAAATATATTCCTGATGAATGCATCAGAAGAGGAATCTCCTATAACGTAACTTTGAAAGTTAAGTTTCGTTTGACGGATGAAACAGGGATTAAAGAGGAAGAGGTCTATATGGGGACCATTCCTGTTATGACCGAAAAAGGAACGTTCATTATCAACGGCGCTGAAAGGGTTGTTGTCTCCCAGTTGCACCGTTCCCCAGGGATTTGCTTTGAGCAAGAACGCCACATGCGCGGAAATTGGATTTATTCCTTTAGAATCATTCCTTACCGTGGTAGCTGGTTAGAAGGTGCTTTTGACTCAAACGATTTGATTCATATTTACATCGATCGTAAAAAGCGTCGTCGTAAAATTTTGGCAACAACATTTATTCGCGCATTAGGTTACTCAACGAATGCAGACATTATTGAAGAATTTTTCAGTACGCGCAAAATAAAATTGAAGAACGACAAAGATCTTTCCGATTTAGTTGGAAAAATTTTGGCGCAAGATGTTCTCGATGAAGAAAGTGGAACTGTCTTTGGAAAAGCGGGTGAAAAACTTACAACAGCTATGCTTAAACGCATGATTGATGCCGGAATCGATGTAATTCGTATCGCAGAAGATGCTGACGAAGCAAGCCCTATTATTAAAATGCTTTCCAAAGATCCAACAGATTCATACGAAAGCGCGCTTAAAGACTTCTACCGTAAGATTCGGCCCGGTGAACCCGCGACATTATCTAATGCACGTTCTGCGATTATGCGCCTTTTCTTTGATCCAAAACGCTACAATTTAGGACGTGTTGGTCGTTATAAACTCAATTCCAAATTGGGTCTTGAAATTGGTGATGAGCAGCTTAAAACTGTGACATTGACGAAAGAAGATGTGATCGGTGCTTTAAAATATCTCATTAGTTTGAAACAGAACAAAGAAGATACGTATGTCGATGATATCGACCACTTAGGAAATCGTCGCGTCAGATCAGTTGGTGAATTGATTCAAAACCAATGCCGTATTGGATTGGCGAGAATGGAGAAAATCATTCGTGAAAGAATGAACTTATTTGATTTCTCTTCAGATACTCTCACCCCAGGAAAAATTGTTTCAGCGAAAGGCCTATCTGGAGTTTTGAAAGACTTCTTTGGTCGTTCACAGCTTTCTCAATTTATGGACCAGACGAACCCTATCGCCGAATTGACGCACAAACGTCGTCTATCCTCTCTTGGACCAGGTGGTTTAAATCGCGATCGTGCAGGCTTTGAAGTACGTGACGTTCACCCGAGCCACTATGGACGCATTTGCCCAATTGAAACACCGGAAGGACCAAACATCGGTTTGATCACCTCCTTGTCCTCTTTTGCAAAAATTAATGAATTTGGATTTATCGAAACTCCTTACTTAATCGTGAGAGAAGGTGTTGTCACAGATGAAATTGAGTACATGACAGCTGACCAAGAAGAACGTTGTGTAATTGCACAAGCTTCGGCTGTTCTCGATGAATTCAAAATGTTTGCTGAACCGATTTGTTGGGCGCGTTGGAGAGGTGAGCCTTTAGAGATTGAATCCTCTAAAATCACGCATATGGACGTTTCCCCAAAACAATTAGTCTCAATTGTAACGGGGCTCATTCCGTTCCTCGAACACGACGATGCGAACCGAGCTTTGATGGGTTCTAACATGCAACGCCAAGGTGTGCCATTGTTAAGACCGCAAGCTCCGATTGTCGGAACAGGTTTGGAAGCACGTGCTGCACGCGATTCGGGTGCTGTTGTGATCGCACATGAAGACGGGATTGTTGAATACGTAGACGGCCTGAAAATTGTGATTTCTCCAACAGACAACCGTTTGGATAAAAAGACTTACTACCTGAAGAAATTTTTGCGTTCAAACGCGGGAACTTGCATTAACCAGCAACCTTTATGCAATATTGGCGATGAAGTGAAAGCGGGTGATGTGATTGCGGATGGGCCAGCAACAGATAAAGGGGAAGTCGCTCTTGGAAGAAACGTACTCGTCGCTTTCATGCCATGGTTTGGATATAACTATGAGGATGCGATCATCATCTCTGAAAAGCTATTGCGTGAAGATGCTTATACTTCGATCTACATCGAAGAATTTGAACTGACAGCACGTGATACAAAACTTGGAAAAGAAGAGATCACACGTGATATTCCAAACGTATCAGATGAAGCGTTGCTAAACCTAGGTGAAGACGGGATTATCCGCATCGGTGCAGAAGTTAAACCGGGTGATATCCTTGTCGGAAAAATTACACCAAAATCAGAAACAGAACTCGCTCCTGAAGAACGTCTATTACGTGCGATCTTTGGTGAGAAAGCGGCGGATGTTAAAGATGCTTCCTTAACTGTTCCTCCTGGTACAGAAGGGGTGGTCATGGATGTAAAAGTGTTTAGTCGCAGAGACCGTTTATCCAAAACCGATGATGAACTTGTTGAAGAAGCTTCTCGCTTAAAAGATATTCAAAAAGAATTCAAACAAAAGCAATCTGAACTTCGTACTGAGCGTCGTGAAAAAATTGGAGCTCTCCTCCTTAACGAAACAGCACCGGGAACAATTGTTCACCGTAAGACTGCTGAAGTGGTTATTGAAGAGGGAATGCTGATTACACAAGATTTGATCGAAGAACTTGAGAAAGAGAATGTTGAAGATCTCTTAATGCCAGACAATCAAATTTATAATGCACTTAAGCAATTCTTGCACGACTATGAAATTGCAACGCAAACTCTTGAGACGCAATATAAGACTGAAGTTGAATTCATGCGTAAAGGAGATACAGATCTTGATCCAGGCATCATTCGACAAGTGAAAGTCTACGTAGCCTCAAAGCGTAAATTGCAAGTTGGGGATAAAATGGCTGGCCGCCACGGAAACAAAGGGGTCGTTTCTAGGATTGTTCCAGAAGCTGACATGCCTTTCTTGCCAAATGGTGAGTCAATCGAAATTATTCTTAACCCGTTAGGCGTGCCTTCACGTATGAACATGGGTCAGCTTTTTGAAACCCACCTTGGCTTTGCTGCAAAGAAACAAGGAATCAATGTGAAGAGTCCTGTTTTCGAAGGATTCCCCGAAAATAAAATTTGGGAAATGATGGAAAAACAAGGGATGCCATCAGATGGTAAATTTTACCTACATGATGGTTGCACAGGGGATCGATTCGATAGCTCCGTAGTTGTAGGTTACATCTACATTCTTAAACTCAGTCACCTTGTCGCGGACAAAATCCACGCAAGAGCGGTTGGACCTTACTCGCTTGTGACACAACAACCATTGGGTGGTAAAGCTCAAATGGGAGGTCAGCGTTTCGGGGAGATGGAAGTGTGGGCTGCAGAAGCTTACGGTGCTGCGCACTTGTTGCAAGAATTGTTGACAGTGAAATCCGATGACGTCTCGGGTCGTACGCGTATCTATGAGTCGATTGTAAAAGGAGAAAACCTCCTACAATCCGGAACTCCAGAATCCTTCAATGTATTAATTAAGGAAATGCAAGGTCTAGGCCTTGATATTCGTACAGAGACGGTCTAA
- a CDS encoding SpoIIE family protein phosphatase translates to MNKKTFISLSQPPSKKITVLLIDDQAIVAEAIQSMIGAEKDIDFYYCSEPTQALRKATEVAPTVILQDLVMPEIDGLMLVKYFRANPATSQVPMIVLSSKEDPKVKAEAFALGANDYMVKLPDKVELLARIRYHSSNYIRLLERDEAYARLEESRNLLNAELAEAAQYVRSLLPKCLENPVRTSWEFIPSIGLGGDAFGYYWLDEDHFVMYLLDVCGHGIGAALLSISIMNVLQYQSLANIDFCNPATVLQSLNETFQMEKHNNMFFTIWYGIYSKSKRELLYASGGHPPGILIVRSGDHMEDPIEIKTPGIVIGGIPDVYYQNAVCPIQPNSVLYVFSDGIYEIVKSEGGEMMRLEEFVKILCEAEQKKKGLEYIMSKIRSINKEENFIDDVSIVKFVFS, encoded by the coding sequence ATGAATAAAAAGACTTTCATTTCTTTATCACAGCCCCCATCAAAAAAAATTACGGTGTTGTTAATTGATGACCAGGCAATTGTCGCTGAAGCCATTCAAAGTATGATCGGAGCAGAAAAAGATATTGATTTTTATTATTGCTCAGAACCCACTCAAGCCTTGCGTAAGGCGACAGAAGTGGCTCCTACAGTTATTTTACAAGATCTTGTCATGCCCGAAATTGATGGATTAATGTTAGTCAAATATTTTAGGGCTAATCCTGCGACAAGCCAGGTTCCGATGATTGTTCTATCTTCAAAGGAAGATCCCAAAGTAAAGGCTGAAGCTTTTGCGCTTGGAGCAAATGATTACATGGTCAAACTTCCTGACAAAGTGGAACTATTAGCAAGAATTCGGTACCACTCAAGCAACTACATTCGGCTGCTTGAAAGAGACGAAGCTTATGCTAGGTTGGAAGAAAGTCGAAATCTGCTAAATGCTGAATTAGCTGAGGCCGCTCAATATGTAAGATCCCTTCTGCCAAAGTGTTTAGAGAATCCCGTTCGAACCTCTTGGGAATTTATTCCTTCCATTGGCTTAGGAGGAGATGCGTTTGGATATTATTGGCTTGATGAAGATCACTTTGTCATGTATTTATTGGATGTATGTGGACATGGAATAGGGGCTGCTCTGCTTTCCATTTCGATAATGAACGTTCTGCAATATCAATCTCTAGCGAATATCGATTTCTGCAATCCTGCAACTGTCCTTCAGTCCTTAAATGAAACTTTCCAGATGGAAAAACACAATAATATGTTTTTTACTATTTGGTATGGGATATATTCAAAATCTAAAAGAGAGCTTTTGTACGCATCAGGAGGACATCCTCCTGGAATTTTGATTGTGCGATCGGGTGATCACATGGAGGATCCCATTGAAATTAAAACTCCAGGGATCGTAATTGGAGGAATTCCTGATGTTTATTATCAAAATGCGGTTTGTCCAATTCAGCCTAATAGTGTTTTATATGTTTTCAGCGATGGGATTTATGAGATCGTCAAATCAGAAGGAGGGGAAATGATGCGCCTTGAAGAGTTTGTCAAAATCTTATGCGAAGCTGAACAAAAAAAGAAAGGACTTGAATATATCATGTCCAAAATACGAAGTATAAATAAAGAAGAGAATTTTATTGATGATGTTTCGATCGTAAAATTTGTTTTTTCTTAA
- the rplL gene encoding 50S ribosomal protein L7/L12 codes for MSNKKEELVEQLSQLTVLEMAELKTALEEKWGVKAAAAAAVMAVAPAAAAPAAAESTDFQITLEKVTDDKKISAIKVVREITGLGLKEAKELVESTPKVIKETAPKAEAEEIKKKVEAAGCKVTLKGL; via the coding sequence GTGAGCAATAAAAAAGAAGAACTCGTGGAGCAGCTCAGCCAATTGACAGTTTTAGAAATGGCGGAGTTGAAAACTGCCCTAGAAGAAAAATGGGGAGTTAAGGCAGCAGCAGCGGCAGCAGTTATGGCTGTAGCGCCAGCAGCAGCAGCTCCAGCAGCAGCTGAATCAACAGATTTCCAAATCACACTTGAAAAAGTAACTGATGACAAGAAAATCAGTGCAATTAAAGTTGTGCGTGAAATCACAGGTCTTGGATTGAAAGAAGCAAAAGAACTTGTTGAATCAACTCCAAAAGTTATAAAAGAAACAGCTCCTAAAGCTGAAGCTGAAGAAATCAAGAAGAAAGTCGAAGCAGCTGGTTGCAAAGTTACTTTGAAAGGTCTGTAA
- the rpoC gene encoding DNA-directed RNA polymerase subunit beta' — protein sequence MSENNQQDGQFDKLTIKIASDEVIRNQWSHGEIKKPETINYRTFKPEKGGLFCEKIFGPTRDWECACGKYKKIKHKGIVCDRCGVEVTLSKVRRERMAHIDLAVPVVHIWFFKTMPSRIGNVLGMSSTDLERIIYYEEHVVVDPGQSDLEKKQLLTDAELRQAQEKWGRDAFVTMMGGEAIRELLKSEDLHGLLVDLKEKLRKSKSLQARMKLAKRLKIVESFLSSDNRPEWMVMSCVPVIPPELRPLVPLDGGRFATSDLNDLYRRVINRNNRLKAILKLKTPEVIVRNEKRMLQESVDALFDNGRHGHPVMGAGNRPLKSLSEMLKGKQGRFRQNLLGKRVDYSGRSVIIVGPELKFNQCGLPKLMALELFEPFIVKRLKDLGYVYTIRSAKKMIQRHAPEVWDVLEDIIKGHPVLLNRAPTLHRLGIQAFEPVLIEGKAIRIHPLVCSAFNADFDGDQMAVYVPLSVEAQLEAKLLMMAPDNIFLPSSGRPAAVPSQDMTLGLYYLMCDPLYIPEDHGYKTRVFRDSQEVLMALASSEARQDRKGAQGSDQYGLHIHEKIRLRTENGIIETTPGRVLFNTIVPPELGFQNYSMPKKKMGDLVMRCYKKVGLEATVRFLDNLKNLGFLEATKAALSMGVCDVRIPANKEKILEEAHQRVALVKKQYEDGIITDGERQSKTISIWTEVSETLSEELFKLISEINDSQLNPLFMMMDSGARGNKSQIKQLGALRGLMAKPSGAIIESPITSNFREGLTVHEYYISSHGARKGLADTALKTADSGYLTRRLVDVASDVIITEEDCGTLNGIEVSPIKQGQEELLPLKDRIFGRTVCDDVYLPGDSTKLLAKIGDTLTILQAEAIDDSGIESVKIRSVLTCETRRGVCAKCYGVNLANGRQVSMGEAVGIIAAQSIGEPGTQLTMRTFHLGGIASASLSPEIVSEFEGIVVYTDLRTVQNDDGHWVVLNKNGSLNIVRDEGRSLDEYKKLLSTKSIESLQTFTLELGTRILVADGSKVKPHTKIAEWEQHNIPIICDRPGFVKYEDLVEGISTERDTNKQTGQVELIVKQHRGELHPQIVIYADQECKELIGTYPIPSGAIISVVEGQFATAGTLLARLPRGALKTKDITGGLPRVAELFEARKPKDSAEIAKMNGVVDFRLHKNKRILVVRDESTGMEEEHMIPQTKHLIVQRGDHVIKGQQLTDGVVIPHEILEICGVRELQKYLVNQVQEVYRLQGVDINDKHIEIIVRQMLKKVRIVDPGDTSLLYGEEVDKKDFENENMKVAKEGGKPAQAAPVLLGITKASLGTESFISAASFQDTTRVLTEAACAGKTDYLLGFKENVIMGHIIPAGTGFERHKRVKKFVDKDHEEELVFDFESVF from the coding sequence ATGTCAGAAAATAATCAGCAAGACGGGCAATTTGACAAGCTGACAATTAAGATTGCCTCCGATGAGGTCATTCGGAATCAATGGTCTCACGGCGAAATTAAAAAGCCTGAAACAATTAACTATAGAACTTTTAAACCTGAGAAAGGTGGTCTTTTTTGTGAAAAGATTTTTGGACCTACTCGCGACTGGGAATGCGCGTGTGGTAAGTACAAAAAAATTAAGCACAAAGGGATTGTTTGCGATCGTTGTGGTGTAGAAGTGACTCTATCAAAAGTGCGCCGCGAAAGAATGGCACACATCGATTTAGCAGTACCTGTTGTTCATATTTGGTTCTTCAAAACAATGCCTTCACGTATTGGTAACGTTTTGGGAATGTCTTCTACAGATCTCGAGCGCATTATTTATTACGAAGAGCATGTGGTTGTCGATCCAGGTCAATCAGATTTGGAGAAAAAACAACTCTTAACAGATGCTGAACTTAGACAAGCGCAAGAGAAATGGGGAAGAGACGCTTTTGTGACCATGATGGGTGGTGAAGCGATTCGTGAATTACTGAAATCTGAAGATTTGCATGGTCTCCTCGTCGATTTGAAAGAGAAATTGCGTAAATCCAAATCTCTACAAGCTAGAATGAAGCTAGCAAAACGTTTGAAAATTGTGGAAAGCTTTCTTTCCTCAGACAACAGACCCGAATGGATGGTGATGTCCTGTGTTCCCGTGATTCCACCCGAACTCCGTCCTCTCGTTCCATTAGATGGTGGTCGTTTTGCTACTTCTGACTTAAACGATCTGTATAGACGTGTCATCAATAGAAATAACCGTTTGAAAGCAATTTTAAAGCTTAAAACACCAGAAGTTATTGTTCGCAACGAAAAGCGAATGCTGCAAGAATCTGTAGATGCGTTGTTTGACAATGGTCGCCATGGTCATCCAGTAATGGGTGCTGGAAACCGTCCTCTAAAATCTCTTTCTGAAATGTTGAAAGGGAAGCAAGGGCGTTTCCGTCAAAACTTGTTGGGTAAACGTGTAGACTACTCTGGTCGTTCGGTTATTATTGTTGGTCCAGAATTGAAGTTCAATCAGTGCGGTTTGCCAAAATTGATGGCTCTTGAACTATTCGAACCTTTTATTGTTAAACGTTTGAAAGATTTAGGATATGTTTACACAATCCGTTCAGCTAAAAAAATGATTCAAAGACATGCACCAGAAGTTTGGGACGTGTTAGAAGACATTATTAAAGGTCACCCTGTACTGTTGAACCGTGCACCTACTTTGCACCGTCTTGGTATCCAGGCGTTTGAACCTGTTTTAATTGAAGGTAAAGCGATTCGTATTCACCCTCTCGTTTGCTCTGCGTTTAACGCTGACTTCGACGGTGACCAGATGGCTGTTTACGTTCCTCTTTCTGTAGAAGCTCAGCTAGAAGCTAAGTTGCTCATGATGGCTCCTGATAACATCTTCTTGCCATCCTCTGGACGTCCAGCTGCTGTTCCTTCTCAGGATATGACTTTGGGCCTTTATTACTTAATGTGCGATCCTCTTTACATTCCAGAAGATCACGGATATAAAACACGTGTTTTCCGCGATTCTCAAGAAGTATTGATGGCATTGGCATCTTCTGAAGCTCGTCAAGACCGCAAAGGTGCTCAAGGTTCAGATCAGTATGGTCTACATATTCATGAGAAAATTAGGCTGCGTACAGAAAATGGAATTATTGAAACAACACCAGGTCGCGTATTGTTTAATACAATTGTTCCTCCTGAGCTTGGTTTCCAAAACTATAGTATGCCCAAAAAGAAAATGGGCGACTTGGTCATGCGTTGCTATAAAAAAGTGGGCTTGGAAGCGACAGTTCGCTTCTTGGATAACTTGAAAAACCTTGGATTCTTAGAAGCAACTAAAGCGGCTCTTTCGATGGGTGTTTGCGATGTCAGAATTCCTGCGAATAAAGAGAAGATTTTAGAGGAAGCCCACCAACGTGTTGCTCTTGTTAAAAAGCAATATGAAGACGGTATTATTACAGATGGTGAGCGTCAATCTAAGACAATTAGTATTTGGACAGAAGTTTCTGAAACACTATCCGAGGAACTCTTTAAGCTGATTAGTGAAATTAACGACTCCCAGTTAAATCCATTATTTATGATGATGGACTCTGGTGCGCGGGGTAACAAATCCCAGATTAAGCAGTTAGGTGCTTTGCGTGGATTGATGGCGAAACCTTCTGGTGCGATTATCGAATCTCCAATTACCTCTAACTTTAGAGAAGGTTTGACTGTACACGAATACTACATCTCTTCTCACGGTGCGCGTAAAGGTCTTGCGGATACTGCGTTGAAAACGGCGGACTCCGGTTACTTGACACGTCGTCTTGTTGACGTTGCTTCTGACGTGATTATCACAGAAGAAGATTGTGGAACTTTGAATGGAATTGAAGTTTCCCCAATTAAGCAAGGTCAAGAAGAACTCCTCCCGTTGAAGGATCGTATCTTCGGCCGAACTGTTTGTGATGACGTTTATCTTCCAGGAGATAGCACAAAGCTTCTTGCTAAGATAGGCGATACATTGACTATTCTGCAAGCTGAAGCAATTGACGACTCTGGTATTGAAAGCGTTAAAATTCGCTCAGTGCTCACTTGCGAAACTAGACGTGGTGTCTGTGCGAAATGTTACGGTGTTAACCTCGCGAATGGACGTCAGGTCAGCATGGGTGAAGCTGTCGGTATCATCGCAGCTCAGTCCATTGGTGAACCTGGAACGCAGTTGACGATGAGAACGTTCCACTTGGGTGGTATCGCTTCTGCAAGCTTAAGTCCTGAGATTGTATCCGAATTTGAAGGGATTGTTGTTTATACAGACCTAAGAACGGTGCAAAATGATGATGGCCATTGGGTTGTTCTTAATAAGAATGGATCCTTGAACATTGTTAGAGACGAAGGCCGATCCTTAGATGAGTATAAAAAGTTACTCTCTACAAAATCGATTGAGTCACTTCAAACCTTTACGTTGGAATTGGGAACACGTATCCTTGTTGCTGATGGAAGTAAAGTTAAGCCTCATACGAAGATTGCAGAGTGGGAACAACACAATATCCCAATTATTTGCGATCGCCCAGGTTTTGTGAAGTACGAAGATCTCGTAGAAGGGATCTCAACAGAGCGTGATACAAACAAGCAAACTGGTCAGGTAGAGCTAATTGTAAAACAACACCGTGGCGAATTGCATCCACAGATTGTGATTTATGCGGACCAGGAATGCAAAGAGCTAATTGGTACTTACCCAATTCCATCCGGGGCGATTATATCGGTGGTAGAAGGTCAGTTCGCAACGGCAGGTACATTGCTAGCACGTCTTCCTCGCGGAGCTTTGAAAACAAAGGATATTACGGGGGGTCTTCCTCGTGTAGCTGAGTTGTTCGAAGCACGTAAGCCAAAAGATTCTGCTGAGATTGCCAAAATGAACGGGGTTGTTGACTTCCGCCTCCACAAGAATAAGCGTATTCTTGTAGTAAGAGATGAGTCAACAGGTATGGAAGAAGAACATATGATTCCTCAGACTAAACACTTAATCGTTCAACGTGGCGACCATGTCATTAAAGGTCAGCAGTTAACAGATGGTGTGGTCATTCCACATGAAATTTTGGAAATTTGCGGTGTACGTGAGCTTCAAAAATACTTGGTTAATCAGGTTCAAGAAGTTTATCGTCTACAGGGGGTAGACATTAACGACAAGCACATTGAAATTATCGTGCGTCAGATGTTGAAAAAAGTACGTATTGTCGATCCAGGTGATACAAGCTTGCTCTACGGTGAAGAAGTGGATAAGAAAGACTTTGAGAACGAGAATATGAAAGTTGCAAAAGAAGGTGGAAAACCAGCTCAAGCAGCTCCTGTCTTGTTGGGTATTACAAAAGCTTCCTTAGGAACAGAATCCTTCATCTCAGCAGCATCCTTCCAAGATACAACACGTGTCTTGACAGAAGCCGCTTGTGCAGGAAAAACAGACTACCTGTTAGGGTTCAAAGAAAACGTCATTATGGGACATATCATTCCTGCGGGAACAGGTTTCGAACGGCATAAGCGCGTGAAGAAGTTTGTTGATAAAGACCATGAAGAAGAGTTAGTCTTTGATTTTGAAAGCGTATTTTAA